A window from Citrus sinensis cultivar Valencia sweet orange chromosome 3, DVS_A1.0, whole genome shotgun sequence encodes these proteins:
- the LOC102611380 gene encoding long chain acyl-CoA synthetase 4, producing MSNMKYVVEVEKAKEASGGRPSIGPVYRSLFAKDGFPAPIPGMESCWDVFRMAVERNPNNRMLGQREIVDGKAGKYVWKTYKEVYDLVIKVVNAIRTCGVEERGKCGIYGVNCPEWIIGMEACNALGLHCVPLYDTLGAGAVEFIICHSGVSIAFVEEKKIPEMLKTFPKTTEHLKTIVSFSKVKPEQREEIEKYGLAVYSWDEFLQLGENKQFDLPVKKKNDICTIMYTSGTTGDPKGVMVSNENIVTFIAGVKCLLESVNEKLTSEDVYVSYLPLAHIFDRAIEEVFISNGAAIGFWRGDVKLLLEDIGELKPTIFCAVPRVLDRIYSGLNQKISSGGLLKKTLFNIAYSYKFHNLKKGHKHVEASPIADKIVFDKVKQSFGGRVRLILSGAAPLTPHVETFLRVVACAHVLQGYGLTETCAGTFVSLPNEMSMIGTVGPPVPNVDVCLESVPEMEYDALSSTPRGEVCVKGSTVFSGYYKREDLTKEVMVDGWFHTGDIGEWQPDGSLKIIDRKKNIFKLSQGEYVAVENLENIYALVSAIDSVWVYGNSFESFLVAIVNPNKDALERWAAENGVNGDFKSLCENPKAKEFILGELSRVAKEKKLKGFEFIKAVHLEPVPFDIERDLLTPTYKKKRPQLLKHYQDVIDNMYKSANRPSS from the exons ATGAGTAACATGAAATATGTTGTTGAAGTGGAGAAGGCGAAGGAGGCGAGCGGCGGAAGGCCTTCGATAGGTCCGGTGTATCGGAGTCTTTTTGCTAAGGATGGATTTCCGGCTCCGATTCCGGGAATGGAGAGTTGTTGGGACGTTTTCCG CATGGCGGTGGAGAGAAATCCAAACAATCGGATGCTTGGTCAACGCGAGATTGTAGATGGAAAG GCTGGTAAATATGTGTGGAAAACTTATAAAGAAGTATACGACTTGGTGATCAAAGTTGTAAATGCCATCCGCACTTGTGGTGTTGAGGAA AGAGGAAAATGTGGTATTTACGGTGTCAATTGCCCAGAGTGGATTATCGGCATGGAG GCTTGCAATGCTCTCGGCCTCCATTGTGTCCCTCTGTACGACACTTTAG GTGCTGGTGCTGTGGAGTTTATTATATGCCATTCAGGGGTTTCAATTGCTTTTGTAGAGGAAAAAAAGATTCCTGAG ATGCTTAAAACATTTCCCAAGACCACAGAGCATTTAAAAA CAATTGTGAGCTTTAGCAAGGTTAAACCTGAGCAGAGGGAAGAGATTGAGAAGTATGGTTTGGCTGTATATTCGTGGGACGAATTTTTGCAACTG GGagagaataaacaatttgatctacctgtgaaaaagaaaaatgacatctGTACAATTATGTATACTAGTGGAACAACTGGTGATCCAAAGGGAGTGATGGTTTCAAATGAGAACATTGTTACTTTTATAGCTGGAGTGAAATGCCTTTTGGAGAGTGTGAATGAGAAG TTAACTTCGGAGGATGTATATGTTTCTTATCTTCCTCTTGCGCATATTTTTGACCGGGCAATTGAGGAAGTTTTCATATCCAATGGTGCTGCTATAGGGTTCTGGCGTGGG GATGTCAAATTATTGCTTGAAGACATCGGAGAGCTCAAACCAACTATTTTCTGTGCTGTTCCTCGTGTACTAGACAGAATATACTCGG GTTTGAATCAGAAGATTTCTTCAGGCGGCTTATTAAAAAAgacattatttaatattgcATACTCATA TAAATTCCATAACTTGAAGAAGGGGCATAAACATGTCGAGGCATCCCCTATTGCTGACAAAATAGTATTTGACAAG GTAAAGCAATCATTTGGTGGGCGTGTACGGCTTATTCTGTCTGGAGCAGCACCCCTTACTCCTCATGTAGAAACCTTCCTGCGGGTGGTGGCATGTGCTCATGTCCTGCAGGGATATG GTCTGACTGAAACTTGTGCCGGGACTTTTGTGTCACTGCCAAATGAGATGTCAATGATTGGTACTGTGGGTCCTCCAGTACCAAATGTGGATGTATGCCTAGAATCTGTTCCTGAAATGGAATATGATGCCCTCTCAAGTACACCACGTGGAGAAGTTTGTGTGAAGGGGAGTACTGTGTTTTCAGGGTACTATAAACGTGAAGACCTCACGAAAGAAGTCATGGTTGATGGGTGGTTCCATACAG GTGATATTGGTGAGTGGCAACCTGATGGAAGCTTGAAAATTATTGACCGTaagaaaaacattttcaagCTTTCACAGGGAGAATATGTTGCTGTTGAAAACTTGGAGAATATTTATGCTCTTGTATCTGCTATTGATTCG GTATGGGTGTATGGGAACAGCTTTGAGTCCTTCCTTGTTGCCATTGTCAACCCCAACAAGGACGCACTTGAAAGATGGGCAGCTGAAAATGGTGTAAATGGAGACTTCAAGTCGCTCTGTGAAAATCCCAAGGCAAAAGAATTCATACTCGGAGAGCTCTCAAGAGTTGCTAAAGAGAAAAAG TTGAAAGGTTTTGAATTCATTAAAGCTGTTCATCTTGAACCTGTCCCTTTCGACATTGAACGTGATCTTCTTACTCCAACATATAAGAAGAAAAGGCCCCAATTGCTCAAACATTATCAG GATGTAATCGACAACATGTACAAGAGTGCAAACAGGCCCAGttcttga
- the LOC102611679 gene encoding receptor-like protein 53, translated as MERERESELVRLCIEAACQSGESVQKWRRQRRSLERLPAHLADSLLRHLIRRRLIFPSLLEVFKHNAEAIELRGENSVDAEWMAYLGAFRYLRSLNVADCRRVTSSALWALTGMTCLKELDLSRCLKVTDAGMKHLLSISTLEKLWLSETGLTADGIALLSSLQNLSVLDLSGLPVTDLVLRSLQVLTKLEYLDLWGSQVSNRGAAVLKMFPRLSFLNLAWTGVTKLPNISSLECLNLSNCTIDSILEGNGNKAPLAKISLASTTFINEREAFLYIETSLLSFLDVSNSSLSRFCFLTQMKALEHLDLSSSMIGDDSVEMVACVGANLRNLNLSNTRFSSAGVGILAGHLPNLEILSLSGTQIDDYAISYMSMMPSLKFIDISNTDIKGFIQQVGAETDLVLSLTALQNLNHLERLNLEQTQVSDATLFPLSTFKELIHLSLRNASLTDVSLHQLSSLSKLTNLSIRDAVLTNSGLGSFKPPRSLKLLDLHGGWLLTEDAILQFCKMHPRIEVWHELSVICPSDQIGSNGPSPSRTSLRASLVKQKQDPMPMSHSFLDQRLKYSREELLELQYSSLSLARPDDSSTQDAMGLR; from the exons atggaAAGAGAGAGGGAAAGCGAATTGGTCAGGCTGTGCATTGAAGCTGCGTGTCAAAGTGGAGAAAGCGTTCAGAAATGGCGGAGACAGAGACGATCATTGGAAAGGTTGCCAGCTCATCTCGCCGACTCTCTCCTCCGCCACCTCATACGTCGCCGCCTCATCTTCCCTTCGCTGCTCGA AGTTTTCAAACATAATGCGGAGGCAATTGAACTGAGGGGGGAGAACTCTGTGGATGCAGAATGGATGGCTTACTTGGGAGCATTCCGTTACTTGCGCTCTCTAAATGTTGCCGATTGCCGCAGAGTCACCAGTTCTGCCCTTTGGGCTCTAACCG GGATGACTTGTTTGAAGGAATTGGATTTATCAAGATGCCTAAAAGTCACTGATGCTGGCATGAAGCATCTGTTATCCATTTCAACTTTGGAAAAGCTGTGGCTTTCTGAGACAGGTCTCACTGCAGATGGAATTGCACTCCTCTCATCACTTCAAAATTTGTCTGTCTTGGACTTGAGCGGTTTGCCTGTCACTGATCTGGTGCTGAGGTCTTTGCAG GTACTGACAAAGTTAGAGTATCTCGACCTTTGGGGCAGTCAAGTATCCAATAGAGGTGCTGCTGTTCTTAAAATGTTTCCAAGGCTGAGCTTCCTCAATCTAGCTTGGACTGGTGTTACAAAGTTGCCAAATATATCATCTCTTGAATGCTTAAATTTGAGTAATTGTACCATTGACTCTATACTTGAAGGGAATGGAAATAAAGCTCCTCTAGCAAAGATTAGTCTAGCTAGCACTACTTTTATTAATGAGCGTGAAGCCTTTTTATACATTGAAACAAGTTTACTGTCATTTTTGGATGTATCCAATTCTTCCCTGAGCAGATTCTGCTTTTTGACACAAATGAAAGCTCTGGAACATTTGGATCTCAGCTCGAGCATGATAGGAGATGATTCAGTTGAGATGGTTGCATGTGTAGGAGCAAATTTGAGAAATCTTAATCTTAGTAACACGAGATTCAGCTCAGCTGGAGTAGGGATTTTAGCTGGTCATCTTCCTAATCTTGAAATATTATCACTATCTGGCACACAAATAGATGATTATGCGATATCATATATGAGCATGATGCCCTCACTGAAGTTCATTGACATAAGCAATACAGATATTAAAG GTTTCATTCAGCAGGTGGGTGCTGAAACAGATTTGGTTCTCTCGTTGACAGCACTGCAAAATCTCAATCATTTGGAGCGCTTGAATTTGGAGCAGACTCAAGTCAGTGATGCAACTTTGTTCCCTTTATCAACCTTCAAAGAACTAATCCATTTATCTCTCAGAAATGCTTCCCTTACTGACGTTTCTCTGCACCAATTGTCATCTCTATCAAAGTTGACTAATCTGAGCATTCGTGATGCTGTATTGACAAATAGTGGGCTTGGTTCATTCAAACCCCCAAGATCACTCAAATTGTTGGATCTGCATGGTGGTTGGCTCCTAACTGAGGATGCAATTTTGCAATTTTGCAAAATGCATCCTCGAATTGAAGTTTGGCATGAACTTAGTGTTATATGTCCGTCAGATCAAATTGGATCTAACGGTCCGTCTCCATCACGAACATCTTTGAGGGCTTCCCTAGTGAAACAAAAGCAGGATCCAATGCCTATGTCTCATTCTTTTCTAG ATCAAAGACTTAAGTATAGCAGAGAGGAGCTACTTGAGCTGCAGTATTCATCTTTATCTCTTGCGAGGCCTGATGATAGTAGTACTCAAGACGCTATGGGATTAAGATGA
- the LOC127901230 gene encoding putative RING-H2 finger protein ATL21A gives MASSEAEAQVFLFSICIVLSFIHGGGSTAITCPIKCRINGPEVQFPFRLINQPERCGYPGYDLSCNNMTRTVIQLPNSGEFIVLSIDYLSQTLILNESEPNSCLPGLFLDKSFSLAGSPFDEQEYPSEFTFLNYLSDDQILTTISGLLRIVDCLSGENFTVYYYKNDLY, from the coding sequence atggCTTCCTCAGAAGCAGAAGCACAAGTATTCCTCTTCTCCATTTGTATTGTACTGTCATTTATTCACGGAGGCGGCAGTACTGCTATCACTTGCCCCATAAAATGCCGGATCAACGGGCCGGAAGTTCAGTTTCCTTTCCGGCTTATCAATCAACCCGAGCGCTGTGGCTACCCGGGTTATGATCTTTCATGCAACAACATGACCAGAACGGTCATACAACTGCCGAATTCAGGGGAATTCATTGTCCTTAGCATTGACTACTTGAGCCAAACCTTAATACTCAACGAATCCGAGCCCAACAGCTGTCTCCCCGGCCTGTTCCTTGACAAATCATTTAGTCTAGCCGGGTCTCCTTTTGATGAGCAAGAGTACCCTTCAGAGTTCACGTTTCTTAACTACTTGTCTGATGATCAGATACTAACCACTATTAGTGGATTATTAAGAATCGTTGATTGTCTAAGCGGAGAAAACTTCACTGTTTACTACTACAAAAATGACCTTTACTGA
- the LOC102610479 gene encoding putative RING-H2 finger protein ATL69: protein MSTKLSSCSEIKTVSVPVMWPVGSNLTEGVTLKWNVPDCTSCEEGGGFCGFKKGASRDMPTGCANLPASSGLPRVARYGIVIGVGIPGLLCIIGLGCYLCGRFRACYQHRNSDAELGTSITPQLQPAFVPTGLDKPTIESYPKTILGDSGRLPKPNDSTCPICLCEYHPKETLRSIPKCNHYFHAICIDEWLKINATCPLCRNWRENSSVVTPSSSMSLSSSSSSLMAVP, encoded by the exons ATGTCAACAAAACTATCGTCATGTTCAGAGATCAAGACGGTTTCGGTTCCAGTTATGTGGCCTGTTGGGTCTAATCTTACTGAAGGTGTGACGTTGAAATGGAACGTGCCCGATTGTACTTCGTGTGAAGAGGGTGGAGGCTTCTGTGGGTTCAAGAAGGGTGCGAGTCGTGACATGCCCACTGGATGCGCCAATCTTCCTGCCTCTTCTG GTCTACCAAGGGTTGCCAGGTACGGGATAGTCATAGGCGTTGGAATACCAGGACTGTTGTGCATAATTGGACTTGGATGTTACTTGTGCGGCAGATTTAGGGCTTGTTACCAGCACCGCAACTCCGACGCTGAACTCGGCACCTCCATCACGCCGCAGCTGCAGCCGGCCTTCGTTCCGACAGGTCTTGACAAACCCACCATAGAATCGTATCCGAAAACCATTCTCGGTGATAGTGGCCGACTACCGAAGCCAAATGACAGTACTTGCCCCATATGTTTATGTGAGTATCACCCTAAGGAGACATTGAGGTCTATACCTAAATGCAACCAttattttcatgctatttgcaTAGATGAATGGCTCAAAATTAATGCAACTTGTCCGTTGTGTCGCAATTGGCGGGAGAATTCTTCAGTTGTAACTCCGTCTTCATCAATGTCTTTGtcctcatcttcatcttcgcTAATGGCAGTGCCATAG
- the LOC102611077 gene encoding mitochondrial inner membrane protein OXA1: protein MAYRRSLTTRATLIARAYNPSFNYIIYDHDHKQKSPDETLSRTNIHSFIQSRSFGSSLNNSYGLGNFFHSQRVSQFSLVPSVGSAFCRYMSTTVGEGADKIELISDVADVFTETTVQAIANQAPAVNEVAIAAADSFLPVAALQHFIDAMHNFTGFNWWASIIVTTLLIRTATVPLLINQLKSTSKLTLMRPRLEEIKQDMQDKAMDPMAVADGQKQMQNLFKEYGVHPLTPLKGLFIQGPVFISFFLAISNMAEKVPSFKNGGAFWFTDLSTPDSFYILPILTGLSFLITVECNMQEGLEGNPAAVTMKNISRGFAVLSIPLTMTFPKAIFCYWITSNFFSLVYGLVLKVPGVKKMLGVPEIPVVQQTTDPKPSFSLFSAIKQASEAKAARQASASVTAEQPKSTEQKISSSAVLSQRIRSLEKQVKGRKKNKKR, encoded by the exons ATGGCTTATCGGCGAAGCCTGACTACGAGAGCAACCCTTATTGCTCGAGCTTATAATCCATCATTTAACTACATTATCTACGACCACGATCATAAACAAAAATCTCCTGATGAAACTTTGTCTCGAACTAATATCCATAGCTTCATCCAATCGAGGTCGTTTGGAAGCAGTTTAAATAATTCGTATGGGTTGGGTAATTTCTTCCACAGTCAAAGGGTTTCACAGTTCTCTCTCGTTCCGAGTGTGGGTTCTGCTTTTTGTCGGTATATGTCAACTACGGTTGGAGAAGGAGCAGATAAGATAGAATTGATCAGCGATGTGGCTGATGTTTTCACGGAGACGACAGTGCAAGCTATTGCTAACCAAGCTCCAGCTGTGAATGAGGTTGCCATTGCTGCTGCTGATTCTTTCTTGCCTGTTGCAGCTCTACAGCATTTTATTGATGCAATGCATAATTTTACCGGCTTTAATTG gtGGGCTTCCATAATTGTGACAACTCTTTTGATTCGGACAGCAACTGTTCCACTTTTGATCAATCAACTCAAATCAACTTCAAAATTGACC TTAATGAGACCGCGCTTGGAGGAAATCAAGCAAGATATGCAAGATAAG GCTATGGACCCAATGGCTGTGGCTGACGGTCAAAAACAGATGCAGAATCTTTTTAAGGA ATATGGTGTGCACCCGTTAACTCCATTGAAAGGACTTTTTATTCAAGGACCAGTGTTTATCAGTTTCTTCCTTGCG ATTTCGAACATGGCAGAGAAAGTCCCCTCATTCAAAAATGGTGGAGCGTTCTGGTTCACAGATCTCTCAACTCCGGATAGTTTTTACATCTTACCAATTTTGACTGGCCTGAGTTTCTTGATAACAGTAGAG TGCAACATGCAAGAAGGTTTGGAAGGAAATCCTGCTGCTGTAaccatgaaaaatatttcaaggGGCTTTGCTGTTCTCTCTATTCCATTGACAATGACTTTTCCTAAG gctatattttgttattggaTTACATCAAACTTTTTCTCGCTTGTGTATGGGCTAG TGCTTAAAGTTCCTGGAGTAAAGAAGATGCTGGGTGTTCCTGAAATACCTGTGGTTCAACAAACGACTGATCCGAAGCCTTCCTTCTCTCTGTTCTCTGCAATCAAACAAGCGAGTGAAGCAAAAGCTGCAAGGCAGGCATCTGCTTCCGTAACTGCCGAACAACCAAAAAGTACAGAACAAAAAATATCTTCATCTGCCGTCCTCAGTCAGAGAATACGAAGTCTAGAGAAACAAGTAAAGGGAAgaaagaagaacaagaagaggTGA
- the LOC102610777 gene encoding putative RING-H2 finger protein ATL21A, with amino-acid sequence MPKNMAPQQIFLSSILLSILSLNHIATSIENCPVQYCGSGSSSVRVKFPFQIINNPWRVRNPRCGYPRFELACVRNQTILMLPVPGSEPFVVLNIDYSVQTLNINDPQNCLPRRYLNDFSLGNFPFHPDLVTDFTFLNCSSNSTAETAFKHRIVPCLSDDNYTVLAVPTRHYEGSKLPPPISLCEIIRSVMVPVSLWGYGTGVEDDIRLTWTDPYCAPCEDRGEVCGFKSDVGLATGCSDLSSSGTSKGTKYAIIIGVGVPGTLLIIGLGCCYLCRKVGSGHESQLGRRRRPITEISTAITLPPPAIVVNGLDRLTIESYPKTLLGESGRLPKPNDNTCSICLGEYEPKQTLRTIPECNHYFHAECIDKWLRMNASCPVCRNSPDGSSLATPSTTSTSTSSSRSSSVLSP; translated from the exons ATGCCAAAGAATATGGCTCCCCAACAAATCTTTCTATCATCCATTTTGCTCTCCATCTTATCACTTAATCACATCGCAACAAGCATAGAAAATTGCCCCGTACAATATTGCGGCAGCGGCAGCAGCAGCGTACGAGTGAAGTTCccatttcaaataataaacaatccATGGAGGGTCAGGAACCCTCGTTGTGGGTATCCGCGTTTTGAACTTGCATGTGTTCGGAACCAAACAATTCTGATGCTTCCAGTTCCAGGTTCGGAACCTTTCGTCGTCCTCAACATCGACTACAGCGTCCAAACTTTAAACATCAACGACCCACAAAACTGTCTCCCTAGGCGTTACCTCAACGATTTCAGCCTCGGTAATTTCCCTTTTCATCCAGACTTGGTCACCGACTTCACGTTTCTCAATTGTTCGTCAAATTCGACGGCGGAGACTGCGTTCAAGCACCGGATTGTTCCTTGTCTCAGTGATGATAATTATACGGTCTTGGCTGTGCCAACCAGGCATTATGAAGGGTCAAAGTTGCCGCCGCCGATATcattatgtgaaattattaGATCGGTGATGGTTCCGGTTTCTTTGTGGGGCTACGGGACTGGCGTTGAGGATGATATTCGATTAACGTGGACTGATCCCTATTGTGCTCCTTGTGAAGATCGCGGTGAAGTTTGTGGTTTCAAGAGTGATGTCGGTCTTGCTACTGGATGCTCCGATCTTTCAAGTTCCG GTACGTCAAAGGGGACCAAGTATGCCATTATCATTGGGGTTGGAGTACCCGGAACATTGCTTATAATTGGACTTGGATGTTGTTACCTTTGCCGCAAGGTCGGGAGTGGTCATGAGTCCCAACTCGGCCGGCGCCGACGACCAATCACGGAAATATCCACCGCAATCACCCTGCCGCCACCAGCTATAGTGGTCAACGGTCTCGACAGACTCACCATAGAGTCTTACCCTAAAACTTTGCTTGGTGAAAGCGGGCGACTGCCAAAGCCAAATGATAATACTTGCTCAATATGCTTGGGTGAATATGAGCCTAAGCAGACGCTAAGGACTATACCCGAGTGCAATCATTACTTCCATGCAGAATGCATAGACAAATGGCTTAGAATGAATGCATCCTGCCCTGTGTGTCGCAATTCACCCGATGGTTCTTCCTTAGCGACACCATCAACTACATCTACATCTACATCATCATCACGTTCTTCTTCAGTATTATCACCGTAG